From Actinomycetota bacterium, one genomic window encodes:
- a CDS encoding GNAT family N-acetyltransferase, whose translation MEIGRVQVSDLDAIGRLHAHFWGEVSNTDVMAETLSRLDSDPDHVLLSARIDGECVGTATGVICHGLYGGSDSYLVIEDLVVDPRHRRSGVASALLGELERFARGCSCKQMIALTEACRDDAVGLYESAGFAGRWKGFKKRL comes from the coding sequence GTGGAAATCGGGCGAGTCCAGGTGTCCGACCTAGATGCCATCGGGAGGCTCCACGCGCACTTCTGGGGCGAGGTCTCCAACACCGATGTGATGGCAGAGACCCTCAGTCGTCTCGACAGCGACCCCGACCACGTCTTGTTGTCTGCTCGGATCGACGGCGAGTGCGTCGGTACCGCGACTGGCGTGATCTGTCACGGCCTCTATGGGGGCTCCGACTCGTACCTCGTGATCGAGGACCTCGTCGTCGATCCGCGCCATCGTCGCAGCGGGGTGGCCTCGGCTCTCCTCGGCGAACTCGAGCGCTTCGCGCGTGGCTGTTCCTGCAAGCAGATGATCGCGCTGACAGAGGCGTGTCGCGACGATGCGGTGGGCCTGTACGAGTCAGCGGGTTTCGCTGGACGGTGGAAGGGGTTCAAGAAGAGGCTGTGA
- a CDS encoding GNAT family N-acetyltransferase, whose translation MRFRPFEAADLAPVQQVIHRTIDSCYSGVYPPRAVRFFREFHSLDRILERHAAGNILVAEEDGVVMATGAIVEEEITGVFVHPEFQNRGIGGQVMDRLEDIARAGGHPSTRLSVSLPSRDFYENRGYKVFESRSIDVGEGERLDYWAAEKSLGQGKS comes from the coding sequence GAGGCAGCTGACCTCGCGCCTGTGCAGCAGGTGATCCACCGCACCATCGATTCCTGCTACTCGGGCGTCTATCCGCCTCGAGCCGTCCGGTTCTTCCGGGAGTTCCATTCTCTCGACAGGATTCTGGAACGGCACGCTGCGGGCAACATTCTCGTCGCCGAGGAGGATGGGGTTGTGATGGCGACGGGTGCCATCGTCGAAGAGGAGATCACCGGGGTCTTCGTTCATCCGGAGTTCCAGAATCGCGGCATTGGTGGGCAGGTGATGGACCGGCTAGAGGACATCGCTCGGGCGGGCGGGCATCCATCGACGCGGTTGAGCGTCTCGTTGCCATCCAGAGACTTCTACGAGAACCGCGGCTACAAGGTATTCGAGAGCCGCTCAATCGATGTCGGCGAAGGAGAGCGCCTCGACTACTGGGCAGCAGAGAAGTCCCTGGGCCAAGGCAAGTCCTAG